From the genome of Rhodohalobacter sp. SW132, one region includes:
- a CDS encoding glycosyltransferase family 2 protein codes for MTDPSTLFWLSAFSLAYLLVTSFILLRNRLEFTSLRFEQSDSIHSDFWPKLSVCIPARNEERNIVSLLTSVCEQEYPNIELLVLDDHSTDATAQKIEKVSAEYPGRIRSVEAAEKPKNWLGKPWACHQLGKEASGDIYLFLDADTQLKPGMLTSVASAFSRHKLDMLTVWPEQITLTFWEKTIVPLIYYALLTLLPSIYVYRSPRWIPSFLQKKTDPLFAAACGQCIAFTSAGYEKTGGHESVKKQIVEDVELAKRAKRNGLKLRMFEGVGSIRCRMYRSENEIFNGLRKNFFPGFGRSVPLFIIMGLIHLIVFVLPFFLLPYSLVIAFPALLFMSVASVSIILLHRFILSVWFNWNPLYGFLHPLAVLWFQRLGIVSLMDHFTGRKVKWKGRDV; via the coding sequence TTGACCGATCCTTCCACCCTTTTCTGGTTAAGTGCTTTTTCACTTGCCTACTTGCTGGTTACTTCCTTTATCTTACTTCGGAACCGTCTGGAATTCACATCGCTGCGGTTTGAACAGTCTGATTCGATCCACTCAGATTTCTGGCCAAAACTATCGGTCTGTATTCCAGCCAGAAATGAGGAGCGAAATATCGTCTCATTGCTTACATCCGTCTGTGAGCAGGAATATCCGAATATTGAACTGCTGGTACTGGATGATCATTCCACAGATGCTACTGCTCAAAAAATTGAAAAGGTTTCGGCAGAATATCCCGGCAGAATACGATCAGTAGAGGCTGCTGAAAAACCAAAAAATTGGCTTGGAAAACCGTGGGCCTGCCACCAGCTGGGAAAAGAGGCAAGCGGAGACATATATCTGTTCCTGGATGCCGATACCCAATTAAAACCCGGAATGCTCACCTCCGTTGCATCGGCATTTTCCAGGCATAAACTTGATATGTTGACCGTTTGGCCCGAACAGATTACTCTCACATTCTGGGAAAAAACTATTGTGCCGCTAATTTATTACGCACTTCTCACTCTTCTCCCCTCAATTTACGTATACCGCTCTCCCCGATGGATTCCATCTTTTTTGCAAAAGAAAACCGACCCTCTCTTTGCCGCAGCTTGTGGTCAGTGTATCGCTTTCACTTCTGCAGGCTATGAAAAAACAGGAGGTCATGAATCGGTAAAAAAACAAATTGTTGAAGACGTTGAACTTGCCAAACGAGCCAAAAGAAATGGGCTAAAGCTGCGGATGTTCGAAGGTGTAGGATCTATACGCTGCAGAATGTACCGGTCGGAAAACGAGATATTTAACGGGTTACGTAAAAATTTCTTTCCCGGATTTGGCCGCTCTGTGCCACTATTTATCATAATGGGGCTCATCCACCTAATTGTGTTTGTACTGCCATTTTTTCTCCTGCCTTATTCACTTGTTATTGCATTTCCGGCACTGCTGTTTATGAGCGTTGCCTCCGTTTCAATCATTCTGCTGCACCGGTTTATACTATCGGTCTGGTTTAACTGGAACCCGCTCTATGGATTTTTGCACCCGTTAGCCGTGTTGTGGTTCCAGAGACTGGGAATTGTTTCGCTGATGGATCATTTCACAGGCCGAAAGGTAAAGTGGAAAGGGCGTGATGTTTGA
- a CDS encoding tyrosine recombinase, which produces MRKIIEKFLRYLEVERNSSHHTIISYQTDLEQFSDFLENQDENNGEEPDPGSVTRLDIRLWLGELSGNGLARSTIARKVASVRSFFKYCFKRGHIEKNPAHLLIIPKQEKRLPQTIKPVDIESMMELASGDSSSEIQNRSILELLFGTGIRLSELTQLNLADVDLHRSQIKVLGKGNKQRIVPLGTHALHSLKKHLEHRTVLYGSRTDGDAKIAVYLAPGGQRIYARFVQRVVKSFIERVSEVSQKSPHVLRHSFATHLLDAGADIRVIKELLGHTNLSATQIYTHTSVEHLKNIYKQAHPRAEH; this is translated from the coding sequence ATGAGAAAGATCATTGAAAAATTTCTTCGCTATCTTGAAGTTGAGCGTAATTCATCGCATCATACTATTATATCCTATCAAACTGATCTGGAACAATTCTCCGATTTTCTGGAGAACCAGGATGAAAACAATGGCGAAGAACCTGACCCGGGCTCTGTCACCCGACTTGATATACGACTGTGGCTGGGCGAGCTTTCCGGTAACGGATTAGCCAGAAGCACTATCGCGCGAAAAGTAGCCTCAGTCCGTTCATTTTTTAAATATTGTTTTAAACGCGGTCATATTGAAAAAAATCCTGCACATTTATTGATCATTCCCAAACAGGAAAAACGGCTGCCACAGACCATCAAACCGGTGGATATTGAATCCATGATGGAGCTTGCCTCGGGCGATTCTTCATCTGAAATTCAGAACCGATCGATTCTTGAGTTGCTTTTTGGAACCGGAATCCGCCTCAGTGAACTTACACAGCTGAATCTGGCAGATGTTGATCTGCATAGAAGTCAAATCAAAGTTCTTGGTAAAGGAAATAAACAGCGAATTGTACCTCTTGGAACGCATGCTTTACACAGTTTAAAGAAACATCTTGAACACCGCACGGTATTATATGGTAGCCGCACAGACGGCGATGCAAAAATAGCAGTTTATCTGGCCCCGGGCGGCCAGCGAATTTACGCCCGATTTGTTCAGAGGGTGGTAAAATCGTTTATTGAAAGAGTAAGTGAAGTATCTCAAAAAAGCCCTCATGTTCTAAGGCACAGTTTTGCAACACACCTGCTCGATGCCGGTGCTGATATACGTGTTATTAAAGAACTTCTGGGCCACACAAATTTATCTGCTACTCAGATTTATACACATACCAGCGTAGAGCATTTAAAGAATATTTATAAACAAGCCCATCCAAGGGCAGAACATTAA
- the hpf gene encoding ribosome hibernation-promoting factor, HPF/YfiA family, with amino-acid sequence MKTTFTARHFDASRDLQQFSLDAVEKLEQFFDKIIVCDIVLQPGQDDDNPYRAELNVKVPKTLLNISEEAPSYEQAMNSAVETAIRRIRKYKTKHFERN; translated from the coding sequence ATGAAAACGACATTCACAGCACGCCATTTTGATGCGAGCAGAGATCTTCAACAGTTTAGCCTTGACGCCGTTGAAAAACTGGAGCAGTTCTTTGACAAAATCATCGTTTGCGATATTGTATTACAGCCAGGCCAGGATGATGATAATCCTTACCGCGCCGAGCTGAATGTAAAGGTTCCTAAAACGCTGCTGAATATTTCAGAAGAAGCTCCCTCCTATGAGCAGGCGATGAACAGTGCTGTGGAAACGGCGATACGTCGTATCCGAAAATATAAAACCAAACATTTCGAGCGAAACTAA
- the hprK gene encoding HPr(Ser) kinase/phosphatase has translation MSFQNQKPIPGKEKIAVASLIDKFRKKLRVELKLQSGENRADQIFIRDVDLHRPGLALAGYIDLFTYQKVQIIGNTESRYLENLSESEQVDSFKKVTSFDVPIFICTAGNKLPDSLLQIARDRDIPIAYTPVKTSKFMFLLRDFLEDYFAVQTMIHGTMVDVYGIGILISGKSGIGKSEVALDLVERGHRLVSDDVVMLTKKSNILIASATEMNKHFMEIRGLGIINVMSMFGIRSIRYQKRLEVILELNLWEDSQNVERTGLDNDQDEILDTLIPLIKLPITPGKNITVIAEVIAMNYLLKHYGYDAAEEFQNKVHSHIARKKDGPEMPNRAVEYFEGDFE, from the coding sequence ATGTCATTTCAGAACCAGAAACCCATTCCGGGCAAAGAAAAAATCGCTGTAGCATCACTCATCGATAAATTTCGAAAGAAATTAAGGGTTGAGCTAAAACTGCAAAGCGGTGAAAACAGAGCAGACCAGATCTTTATTCGAGATGTAGATCTGCACCGTCCCGGATTGGCCCTGGCCGGGTATATCGACCTGTTTACCTATCAAAAAGTTCAGATTATCGGGAATACTGAATCCAGGTATCTCGAAAACCTTTCGGAAAGTGAACAGGTCGATTCTTTTAAAAAAGTTACCTCATTTGACGTTCCTATCTTTATTTGTACTGCCGGCAATAAACTGCCCGATTCCCTTCTACAGATCGCGCGCGACAGGGACATTCCAATCGCATATACGCCGGTTAAAACCTCAAAATTCATGTTTCTTCTGCGTGATTTCCTGGAGGACTACTTTGCCGTTCAAACCATGATTCACGGAACAATGGTTGATGTGTACGGCATCGGGATTCTCATCAGTGGTAAATCAGGTATCGGAAAAAGCGAAGTGGCGCTTGATCTGGTGGAACGCGGCCATCGTCTTGTATCCGATGACGTGGTCATGCTTACAAAAAAGAGCAACATACTGATCGCTTCCGCAACCGAAATGAATAAACATTTTATGGAGATTCGGGGACTGGGCATCATCAATGTCATGTCGATGTTCGGAATTCGTTCCATACGCTACCAAAAGCGTCTTGAAGTTATTCTTGAGCTCAATCTTTGGGAAGATTCTCAAAATGTTGAGCGTACCGGCCTGGATAATGATCAGGATGAAATATTAGACACCTTAATACCTCTCATCAAATTGCCGATAACACCTGGTAAGAACATCACTGTAATTGCAGAAGTAATAGCTATGAACTATCTGCTTAAGCATTACGGCTATGATGCAGCTGAAGAATTTCAAAATAAAGTTCATTCACATATTGCCAGGAAAAAAGATGGCCCCGAGATGCCTAACAGGGCCGTTGAATACTTTGAAGGTGATTTCGAATAA
- a CDS encoding M23 family metallopeptidase: MSTQDHYVYDEDQCRFVPVTYGKKERYLHTFSIWLISSVVFACVGLAALSKNIGTPAELALLAENRILVSQLETTKTSILTLEDKVQGIAEMDNEMYRSVLGMDPIPDEKRHPGTGGADIYSEFDLYSEDTSEILKWTASRLDNLERRINVQQMSFDEIREFYNNNQERLRHVPAIRPLDGILLSGFGMRIHPVFKYKRMHAGVDFRAEIGTDLFATGDGVVKYASRRGNFGNLLVIDHGFGIETKYAHLSGFADGIRVGSEVKRGDIVAYSGNTGLTNGPHLHYEVHVNGQPVDPLNYLFADVTPEEYLMYQEIARTNPTSMD; the protein is encoded by the coding sequence ATGTCTACCCAAGATCACTATGTCTATGATGAAGACCAGTGCCGTTTCGTACCGGTGACATACGGTAAGAAAGAGCGCTACCTTCATACTTTTTCTATCTGGCTTATCAGCAGTGTCGTTTTTGCCTGTGTGGGACTTGCCGCACTTTCAAAAAATATTGGAACTCCGGCTGAACTTGCCCTTCTGGCTGAAAACCGTATTCTTGTGAGTCAGCTTGAAACCACTAAAACTTCCATTCTCACCCTTGAAGATAAAGTTCAGGGAATTGCCGAAATGGATAACGAAATGTACCGATCCGTACTCGGTATGGATCCGATACCGGATGAAAAACGTCATCCCGGTACCGGTGGTGCAGACATCTATTCGGAATTTGATCTCTACAGTGAAGACACCTCTGAAATTTTAAAGTGGACCGCGTCGCGACTCGACAATCTTGAGCGCCGTATAAATGTTCAGCAGATGTCTTTTGATGAAATCCGTGAATTTTACAATAATAACCAGGAACGGCTCCGCCACGTACCCGCTATTCGTCCGCTTGATGGAATTCTGCTTAGTGGATTTGGCATGCGGATCCACCCCGTTTTCAAATATAAAAGAATGCACGCAGGCGTTGATTTTCGCGCCGAGATAGGAACAGATCTTTTTGCCACAGGCGATGGAGTTGTAAAATATGCTTCACGACGCGGCAACTTTGGGAACCTCCTGGTTATCGATCACGGATTTGGAATTGAAACTAAATATGCTCACCTCTCAGGTTTTGCCGATGGTATACGTGTGGGATCTGAGGTAAAAAGGGGAGATATTGTTGCATATTCCGGCAATACAGGCCTCACAAATGGCCCTCACCTTCACTACGAAGTTCATGTGAATGGTCAGCCTGTGGATCCGCTTAACTACCTCTTCGCGGACGTAACACCGGAAGAGTACCTGATGTACCAGGAAATTGCACGTACAAATCCAACCTCGATGGATTAA
- a CDS encoding response regulator transcription factor, with product MTASTDDKKAMSILVVEDDPTVRTLVKAILEHKGNTVSIAETAEEGERLAFSDEFDMIVLDLRLPDGNGYDVCAKIREQGIVTPVLVLSAEHETDVKIKVLNVGADDYLTKPFNSEELMARIDAIARRSSKELEKELSCGDVKVDLINREMRIQGTNVPLTNNEFNLLVYFMKNRDKVISQEELAQNVWDIHFDTQTNYINVYISYLRKKIREHSEYEYIETIRKRGFMFNSHSSTKNKKEQTA from the coding sequence ATGACTGCATCAACAGACGATAAAAAAGCAATGAGTATCCTTGTCGTAGAAGACGATCCAACGGTTCGTACTCTGGTCAAGGCAATTCTCGAGCACAAAGGAAATACTGTATCCATTGCTGAAACAGCAGAAGAAGGTGAAAGACTCGCGTTTTCAGATGAGTTTGACATGATCGTGCTGGATCTTCGGCTTCCTGATGGCAACGGGTACGATGTCTGCGCTAAAATACGTGAGCAGGGCATTGTTACACCGGTACTTGTACTCTCCGCTGAACACGAAACGGATGTGAAGATCAAGGTGCTGAATGTGGGCGCAGATGATTATCTCACAAAGCCGTTCAACAGCGAAGAGTTGATGGCAAGGATTGATGCGATCGCCCGCAGAAGCTCCAAAGAGCTTGAAAAGGAGCTTTCATGCGGAGACGTGAAGGTTGACCTTATCAACCGGGAGATGAGGATCCAGGGAACAAATGTGCCGCTGACCAACAACGAGTTCAATCTTCTGGTTTACTTTATGAAGAATCGCGATAAAGTTATTTCCCAGGAAGAACTCGCGCAAAACGTGTGGGATATCCATTTTGATACACAGACCAACTACATTAATGTGTACATCAGCTATCTGCGCAAGAAAATCCGCGAACATTCTGAATATGAATATATAGAAACGATTCGAAAGCGCGGTTTTATGTTCAATTCTCATTCCAGCACCAAGAATAAAAAAGAACAGACCGCCTGA